From Scyliorhinus canicula chromosome 15, sScyCan1.1, whole genome shotgun sequence:
agtgagttacaggttttgatgggcacagtgagtTACAGGTTATGATGGGCACAGTGAGTTACAGGttatgatgggcacagtgtgagttacaggttatgatgggcacagtgtgagttacagggtttgatgggcacagtgagagttacagggtttgatgggcacagtgtgagttacaggtttgatgggcacagtgtgagttacagggtttgatgggcacagtgtgagttacaggttatGATGGGCAtagtgtgagttacaggttatgatgggcacagtgtgagttacagggtttgatgggcacagtgagagttacagggtttgatgggcacagtgtgagttacaggtttgatgggcacagtgagagttacagggtttgatgggcacagtgtgagttacaggttttgatgggcacagtgagttacagggtttgatgggcacagtgtgagttacaggttttgatgggcacagtgtgagttacaggttttgatgggcacagtgagttacaggttttgatgggcacagtgagttacaggttatgatgggcacagtgtgagttgCAGGttatgatgggcacagtgtgagttacaggttatgatgggcacagtgtgagttacaggttatgatgggcacagtgtgagttacaggttttgatgggcacagtgtgagttacaggttatgatgggcacagtgtgagttacaggttttgatgggcacagtgtgagttacaggttatgatgggcacagtgtgagttacaggttatgatgggcacagtgtgagttacagggtttgatgggcacagtgtgagttacaggttttgatgggcacagtgtgagttacaggttatgatgggcacagtgtgagttacaggttatgatgggcacagtgtgagttacaggttttgatgggcacagtgagttacagggtttgatgggcacagtgtgagttacaggttttgatgggcacagtgagttacaggttttgatgggcacagtgagagttacaggttttgatgggcacagtgagttacaggttttgatgggcacagtgtgagttacaggttttgatgggcacagtgtgagttacaggttttgatgggcacagtgtgagttacaggttttgatgggcacagtgagttacaggttatgatgggcacagtgtgagttgCAGGttatgatgggcacagtgtgagttacaggttatgataggcacagtgtgagttacaggtttgatgggcacagtgtgagttacaggtttgatgggcacagtgtgagttacaggttatgatgggcacagtgtgagttacaggttatgatgggcacagtgtgagttacagggtttgatgggcacagtgtgagttacaggttatgatgggcacagtgtgagttacaggtttatgataggcacagtgtgagttacaggttatgatgggcacagtgtgagttacaggttttgatgggcacagtgtgagttacagggtttgatgggcacagtgtgagttacaggttatgatgggcacagtgtgagttacaggatTTAATGGGCACAGTGAGTTACagggtttgatgggcacagtgagttacaggttttgatgggcacagtgagttacaggttttgatgggcacagtgtgagttacaggttttgatgggcacagtgtgagttacaggttttgatgggcacagtgagttacagggtttgatgggcacagtgtgagttacaggttttgatgggcacagtgagttacaggttttgatgggcacagtgagttacagggtttgatgggcacagtgtgagttacaggttttgatgggcacagtgtgagttacaggttttgatgggcacagtgtgagttacaggttttgatggacacagtgtgagttacaggttgTGTCGACCGCAGCGTCAGGCGTAGGTACCTTTAAGAACAGTGTTTATAAatgagtgtgtatataaatatctgtagtgagagtacctttaagaaatgggtgtttactactgcagtaatgtcagagagtgggtggagctaggctgtctgtcagctttttactttagttttaggctgtttactgcagggtatgttttagtttcattttccgtgttggagctgaagccagaccaagcaggtgtactgctgttctctctgccatcaaaagactatctctagatcatttggtgaattcagaattacaaatgttgtgggccaggtgaactccatgatacactttgggcttctctaagccctggcccataacagttgtgTCGGGGCGCAGGCTGGGTCGGGGCGCAGGCTGGGTCGGGGCGCAGGCTGTGTCGGGGCGCAGGCTGTGTCGGGGCGCAGGTTGGGTCGGGCGCAGTGATGATGCTGTAACCTGCCAGCCGCCTAGGATCGCACTGAAAGATTGGTCCCTTGGCCAAAGGTGCCAGCAGCTAACCAACCAAACCTTGTGTAGAATTCGGAACTGGGTGACTAACCATTATTGGAGATGTGTGAGGTCACAGTGATACCAACAGCATTAAGTTAACACTGTTCTGTGATTGCAGGTTGGAACTGGATTGAAGGTTTGGATTCCACTCAAACTCTTGATTACTGGGCAGCCCTGGAGCTGAGAGATTGTCCATGATGCACGTTAGCCTCTGTCCAGCGCATACTGTGTTTCTGACGTTCACTGTGCGTGTGACAGCGGCTGATGAGATTCTGGAGACTCCTCGCTGGAACAGCTTCAAATCTTCCTTCGCAGGACCGTCCAGGACAGCTGGCAGCGGCTgatagggctgaatggcctggtttTTATGCCACATATTTTGTGCAATAAATTCCAATCTGTGCTTATTACCTGTGGGTGTCcctataccacatccactgcagcagctcaagaggcAGCTCATTTCATATCaggtggggatggacaataaatgtttgcCAAAGGGTTGGGAacattttttacatttttattacatttttttaaaattatattttttttaattacattttttttaaattacatttttttaaatttacttttttttaaaattgcatttcATATGAGGGCAATATTTAAGGGCATCAGATCATAAATATGCAATGTTCATACAAAGTAGAAGATAATAGCAGCAGCTACAAATAAGTGTGTCGCTGTAAGATGTGATGGAGACGGATCTAATTTAAATTAAATCTAATTTCTTGAACTTCTCATCTAGAAGTTATAGAATCAtcaagcacagaaggaggccattcagcccatcattaacATGCACTGACTATTTGAAGGAACTGTTCTTTCTCTGTAGGCCTGAATTTTTTTAACCTTTTTTTACCTTTCCAAGTGTTGGTTTGattcccctttgaaagttacaactggatctgcttccaccacttttcGGAGTacgttccagatcataacaaaccACGCCGCCCCAAATTCTCTGCCAATTCTGACGGGTGAAGGGGTGAGGACCTGATTTTCTCACCTGTCCCGCTTTAGGCAGTTTTAATTTCAGGTTGGTGTTTGGGCTCCTGATTTTACTGTGCAGTTAGCTGCCGTGTGTATGCAATGAGGTCGTTCTTATGATAGGAATAACAATATTGGTTGACCAAATAGCCTGGCGCCAGAAGATCTGAGAAAGTGGGTTCTGAAAATGAAATCTCCTTCAGTGAGCCTGCACTGCGCCACAATAAAACATTTATACAAATGTTTGCAGCTGTGAAAAGGAGAGAGGGGCTGTGTACGTGAGTGAGGAAGTGAGAAATAAACTGTGTCAGATTTACAATGGGAGACAAGCTTTCCTGTGGCAGAATTTGTAAACAATCTGCTAGAAACCAAATCAACATGAGGCAGAAACAATCTCCATCTATCAGccgccctaaatcttgaagcatGGAATTTCCGTCCAAACTTTATTCAAATGTAATCTTTTCCAGATTGTTGAACGTTGGGGtggaaatttttttatttttttattttcggGATATGGATACCGTTGGCAAGGCTTGCAtttattacaccccccccccccccccccccccctgcagttgCAGCCTCGTTATTTCCACACCCGCCCGGTCCCCTATGTATTGCGGCCAAAAGTCAATGCCGAATAGGAGTACAGCTTGGAACACCGCCCCGTCATGAAGATCACGAACATCAATGCCTTAagccgcctccccctccccacaaggcTGCCGACGCCCCCCTCTACAAAGATAGCGGTGACTGCGCTCCACTTTATGGGCTCATTGCTGGTAATGGAGGCCCAGATGGACACAGTTATCCCGGGTAAGCCACATGGCACTGTAAGGGGCCCAGCACAGGGCCATACCTGACGATTTGACGGCCTACACCTGCAAAATTCCAGAGCTCAGCTTGGAGGACAGAGTCCTCCTTTGGGTCATCCCGGAACGTGTGTGAGCCACCTTACTACAGGACACTAAGTGTCTAAGATGAAGATGCTCGTCTCCAGTTATATCTGGTGGCTGGGCATTGACCCGGATATGGAGAAGTTGGCCCAACAATGCAGGCCATGCCAGGAGAACTAGAAAGCTCCATCAGTGGCGCTGTTTACTCATGGGAATGGTCCGGCCGTCCATGGTCACGCCTTCACATAGACGTCACTTGTCCTTTTCAAGGATCAATGCTCCTGATCATTGTAGATGCACACGCAAAGTGGCTCAACATCCACAGGGTGGTtaatgcctggaacgcgttgccaggggaggttgtggaagcagatacattatcggcgttcaaaaggcatctcgacaaatacatggataggataggtatggagggatacggcactaggaagtgctgagggttttggccaagggttggagccacctggggtggccacgtcccgattacaaaatggacacttgcagagaatgaagggaaaattggacaatgctaagaaagcaagcaggtgcaaggtttgtctgtggattcaagtttgcagctcccagacaagaccgatactgcaaagccagtagcatactaatgagctatccccggggacaaaagagaaacatttaagcaaacgataccaaagcagacaccccggtgccagaggagactagaacaaagcaggctaaCGGCCACCTAGgtcccgcccagcgatcaggcagccacccctttattggagaaaatcaatgccgatgattaggatatggtccaattaattggggccaagttcaaggcccgcccaaaagagcgcaaagccCCTTTGGAGTATAAAGGAAGCCCCCCAAGCAAAAattgttcttcttggccttggctctcagcagcgagagacctgcctagcagctgcaccagaacaagtaagtccaaagtcaatgcacgctacgagatagacgctcctagctactattctatacaagttcgatgccagcagcctcagaaccggacaacggccattgttcctctgactgagtgggcacccaaagctaagtataggcttttagtagtagtgatagtttagttagagtttgtgcatgagtataattgactgtgtgtaaataaatgagtattgattttgaacttactaactggtgtatcgagtctttgatcagtattcagatttgaacctcgtggcggtattgaaaagatacctgccgactcttgagctagcataattagaattaaggacggcgaccatattaaccatcataaacagagccaattaaggggagagcataacgagcaacagggtgatatcatgactggtacagtctTGGAAGGCCGAAAGGCCTATTCCATGCTGTATTGTCTTAATTCTTTGATAATGCTACGCCAAACAGGGTAGGTATCTTTTTTTGGGAAATATTTTTGTGAAATTTGAAAAACAATTTTAATACAAAACCTATAAAAACACAGAATAACAATTACACAGCAAGTGTCCCCTTCCCCACTTCTGTTACAACAGTAAAATGTAGTTACTAaatcccctccaactcaccctgTCCCCATCCTCTTAACAActaacagtgaccagctccttAAAGTACAATTATAAACGGCCACCATTTGTAGTAAAACTCTTCCACTGACTCATGGTAAATTTAACCTTTtttattaataaacattttattgaggtattttaggtatagtaacaacaacaaaataaacaatatacatgaaacgaTAAACATAGTGGAAATGCCATTTACCTCTCATACAGgccccacccttattgaccccctactctaatctaaactactcccaccccccccccccccccccccacctccctgctgatgcttaattttccgcaaagatgttgacgaacggttgccacctccgggtgaaccctaacagtgaccctctcaaagcgaacttgattttctccatacagagaaagctagccatgtccgatagccagtctccgactttgggggctttgcgtccctccaagctaatagtatccgtctccgggctagggaagaaaaggccagaacgtctgcctctttctcctcctggattcccaggtcttctgacaccctgaaaatcaccacctctggactcagtgccacccttgttttaaaaccttggacatgacatccacaaactCCTGTCAAAATCCtctcagctttggacatgtccaaaacatgtggacatggttcgccggtccacCTGCACATTTTGCTCACTTGTCCTCCATCCCAaaaaaatctgctcatccggctcattgtcatgtgagcctggtgaacaaccttaaattgtatcaggctgagcctggcacatgttgcaggcacgttgactctactcaacgcatctgcccatagaccatcctctatctcacctcccaactcctcctcccacttacgcttcagctcttcggtctgcgtctcctccgaccccataagctccttataaatgtccgagacgctcccttctcctacccactctctggaaactaccctgtcctgaatcccccttggtggtcGGAGCAGCAtagttgacacctgtttatgaaggaagtcccacacctgcagatacctgaatttatttcccctcgccaacccaaacttttcctccaaccccctcgtactcagaaagctcccctctatgaacatatcccccatcctctcaatccccgcccaccgccggggctggtggagtaccatgccggcggaAACGGCACAGGCGCAGTTGTCcttggtgcccttacatgaagccacctccatacgcacccaggccgacccctcccccacaacccacttcctgatcatggttaTATTAGCTGTCCAGTAAAGTTTGACAGCGCCAgtccgccctctccctgactccgctcaagcattaccttccttactcacggggtcttgcccgcccagatgAAGCCAGTGATCACTGTTGACCTGCTTAAAAAAAGGAcaacggaataaagatggggagacactgaaatacaaataggaatcttgggaggaccgtcatcttcactgtttgcaccctcccagccagagacaacagaagcgcgtcccatctccgaaagtagtccttcatttggtccaccagccgggccagattcaatttatgcagccggtcccattcccgcgccaattggatgcctaggtatctaaagcttccctctactaacctaaacggcagctcccccaatcgcctctcctgttccCTCGCCTGGacaacaaacatctcactctttcccatattaagcttataccccgaaaactggccaaattcccctaaaatcctcatgatttcttccatcctctctactgggtccgaaacgtacagaagcaggtcatccgcatagagcaaaaccctgtgctccaccccccccccccccccccccccccccccccccaaccccccaccttctcctggaacagtcctctccaccccctcaaggctctccgagcaattgccaacagctctatagccagcacaaacaacagtggggtaAGGGGGCATCCTTGTCTCGtgccacggtgcagtctaaaatagtctgatgttgtcctatttgtccgtGCACttaccacaggagcctgatacagtaacctgacccagtcaataaagccccgcccgaatccgaaccgttccagtatctcccacagataatcccattctacccaattaaaagccttttctgcatccattgtgatcacgacctccacctccctaccttccgggggcaacatgatcacatttaacagccttctgacATTAGCCACCAACTTCCTGCCCTtaagccctgtctggtcctccccaataacgtcagGAACACAGTCCttgatcctggaggacaagattttggccagcaacttggcatctacattcagcagggagatcggcctgtaggacccacatatctccgggttcttgtcccgcttaagaatccgCAAAATCATTGCCAGTGACATAGTCGAggggcaacacccctctttcccttgcctcattgaacatcctcaacaccggtcccaatatccccgagaacgttttataaaactccacgggGTACCCGTCCGGACCCAGGGCCTTACCCGcatgcatggccttcaagccctccactatctcttccagcccgactgggggcccccagcccttctacccgctccgcgtccacctttgggaaattcagcccctccaagtgcctcatcccctccggccccgtagggggttccgacctgtacagcttgCTGTAGAAAACCCttaacgccttattcacccctactgaatcaccaaccaggttcccatatccgtcctttactttccctatctcccgagctgcctccctcttcctaagctgctgtgcaagcattctgctggccttctctccatgttcatagatcaccCACCTCGCCTTTGGTAAATTTAACCTCGAAGTGTAAAGACTTCATCAAGTCACCCAGACACGCCAAGGCCCTTGGTGGTGTAGTTCCCTCCAGCCTCTGAGGATCAGCCTCTCCTGGCAAAAGCCAGGATGGCTACCCCACAGGAATGACTGCACAACCGAAAACTCAAAAATTGCCACCAATGGGCAAGGCTCTAACCCAAAGTTCAGAATTGCTGACATATCTCAAAAAAGGGCCTCCAGAAGTCTACTAGCTTtgagcatgaccagaacatgtgcacataatGTACTGGGCCCCCCAGACACCGATCTCATCTATCCTCATCCCATCAAATAATTGACTCATTCTAGTCTTCGTAAGGTGTGCCCGGGACACTGTAAACATCAACATTCTGCTCTTCAAAGGCTTCCAAAAGCTTCTTGACCAGTTTGCACTCCCTGGAATCCGAGAAGTCTGGGAACATTTCCTTGTATTCCGTAACGACCAACTTGGCGTTTAACATATTgagacagaaatggcagagggcAGCTTTGAAGTATTCTTTAGCACTGTAGTTCAGGAAGGGGCAGTCCATGGCTGTAGTGCCTACCTGTTCATATATCTCTGCGACTTTGGGATACTGTTCAAGCTGTGCAGCATACGTGGTGACTTTCAGCCAGCACTTATTTGCAGAACTGTGGGACTCTTCACCTCTGTAGTAATCAGCTGCCTGTTCATAATGTGCAATTGCTTTCTCGACATCCACCAACTCGCTCTTATAAATCTCCGCTGTCCATAGGTGATGCTTCACTGCGATTGTAAACAGCCCTATTTCTGTGTAAATCTCTATAGCcctgtttaaaaaatgaatggCCTCCTGGGGATCAGCTTTCTTGAAGGCATTTCCTCCATCGACAAAGTTTGTTGCTGCATCATGTTTCCTctgcaggtggaggtggagctTAGCAGCTTCACAGAAGGCATTGCCTGCGGCGCTCCAGTTCTTGGCCATTTAAAACATATTTGCAGCCCTGGTGTACCTTTCACATGTTTCTTCTAATCTGAAAGACCCCCTAAACAGGGAGGCCATGAAGGAGCGGGCCGAGTGGACCTTCCTCTCTGCCTCGGCCACCGCTCCTAAGGCCTCCCGCTCCTTGGCCGAATTGTCCATGTCTGTCCGCCGAGCTCTGCCTGCTCTGCCAGCTCCTGACCTCGGCCACCCATCACTTCCTGCCCTtacccctcctaccccccccaaccctgatcacACGTAGCCTCTTCCCCTTAAACACTACCGCCCCCCTCAAATGAATGAACTTAATTCAAAGTGtatgggtccttcctgtttattcccttatctttacttttgctgttacatttttgatccatgcgtctggacatgtgtctttaaggcagtcgGTACCTTTAATTTAAGTAGAAGgaagcagtggcctgtgccttaAGTTCAAGCAGAAGCCTGTGCTGATTTGGACTGCAGCATTGACTGACCTGCACCAGTGACAGGGATTTGCTGGGTCTCAGTTTGATTAATTTGGCTGATTGCCAATGAATTAGCCCATAAATGCTGTGCTCTACCCAGTTagcggtggtgattggatcccactggaatgttttcagagtcatGAACTTCACAGTTTGGTTTCAGCTGGACTCCTGGCATCTTAGAGAGAAGACCCACATTCCCCTCCATttttctccagaaatgctgtgggtgggattctctgcagcccaacGTCAAAATCAATTTctgtgatcgggcagagaatggattttCACACCAAAATCAGGGCCGGATCCGGTTTGACGCGGGTCCGCCATGTTCCGCCACCTCCAAACTGGTATCATTGTGATGCGTGTCGTGCGCCATTTCAACGGCGTTGGCATGTCATTAGCTGTCCCAGCCGCGGTTCTCTGTCTGAGACGGGCCACGATCCTGAGGGCGTGGGACCCCAGTgtgccggctgcagactgtgtccagcgccgtggCTATGGCTAGGGGGTTGCGGATTGCATGTTGAGGTTGCGCATGGTCGGCGCCATGTTATACGCaggaccgctgcaggtcatcagccgtgtGCGTGCGCAGTCCGGGACCCGGATGTTTTTGGGAAGGGAGGCAGGAGTTTCAGTCAGCGTAGGTGCTAGCCCCTCTTCGGTGCCAGAATCGATGAGGGATTCGCGGCGATTTTTTGGTCGCAAAAGGCCACACTTGCTCCGCTGGCGACGGCAATAAGCCACTgaaatggggaatccagcccagtttctgaactgtgtgtgtgtgtgtgtgtgtgtgtgtgtgtgtgtgtgtgtgtgtgtgtgtgtgtgtgtgtgtatttacatATATGAATGTGGGGAGGCAAATTAAAGTAGGGGTTCAGTACTTATTAATATTTAGCCAGCAGTATTGGTTATTTAATcattattcttgttataaataaacagtaattgtgtttaaacttacaaacctggtgactgtaattattgggcagccaagggccaaagactttggttagttttataagaattattggttaattcacttgtcttGTGACTCTGGGACGAGTGGGGTGGAATACACCATGCAGTAACCCAAGGTGCCAGAACAAAGAAAAGGCATGTCACACATCTCCTAAATTTCAGTGATCTGTAAACGCTAATGGCATTACTAACAAATAATGGTTTATTTCtgttttaatacatttagagtacccaattctttttttttcaattagggcaatttttagtgtgaccaatccacctatcctgcacatccttggttattggggtgagacccttgcaaacattgtgtgaactccacacagacaatgacccgggcccgggatcgaacccgggtccccagcgtcgtgaggcagcaatgctaaccaccaccGTACCACCCTACTAAAAAATAATGTAATGATATTAGATGCAAGGacaatggggcggcatggtagcacagtgattagcactgttgcctttcagcaccagggacccgggttcgattcccagcttgtgtcactgactgtgcagagtctgcacgttctccccgtatctgcgtgggtttcctccgggtgctctggtttcctcccacaagtcccatagatgtgcttgttggatgaattggacattccgaattctccctccgtgtacccaaacaggcgccggagtgtggcgatgaggggattttcacagccacttcattgtagtgttaatgtaaggctacttgtgacactaatcaagattattattatgttttgcAAAGAGAAAAATCTGAGGAACTGTCATCTTTTTAATTTTGGCTTTTGTggggtgacagtggttagcattgctgcctcacagcaccagagatccagcttcaattgcagccttgggtgactatctatgtggagtttccacattttacccatgtctgcgtggttttcctctgggtgctccggtttcttccctcagtccaaagatgtgccggttaggtggattggccacgctagaatttcccctaagtgtccagggatgtgccggttagggggattggccacgctagaatttcccctaagtgtccagggatgtgcaggttaggtgaggttatgggtatagggcagGGGGGtaagcctcggtagggtgctcttttagagggtcagtgcagactcgatgggccaaatggcctccttctgcactgtaggtattttaTGATTCTGTGTTGAAATAATCTGGTGTTGGATAATACAGATCAAAGACATACTTAATGGTCAAACACGTAGTAGAGTAACAATTCTATGTAACAAGCAAAATCATTAGTAAGATTGCAAATTTAG
This genomic window contains:
- the LOC119978686 gene encoding alpha-soluble NSF attachment protein-like, with the protein product MAKNWSAAGNAFCEAAKLHLHLQRKHDAATNFVDGGNAFKKADPQEAIHFLNRAIEIYTEIGLFTIAVKHHLWTAEIYKSELVDVEKAIAHYEQAADYYRGEESHSSANKCWLKVTTYAAQLEQYPKVAEIYEQVGTTAMDCPFLNYSAKEYFKAALCHFCLNMLNAKLVVTEYKEMFPDFSDSRECKLVKKLLEAFEEQNVDVYSVPGTPYED